A window of Kyrpidia spormannii genomic DNA:
CGATGCCCAGCATCTCCTGGGCGATCTCCCCCAGGCGCGGAATGTCGATCAGGGGCTTGATCAGCGTTTCTCCGGACAATTTCAGCGCCGTCCGGGCAATGTCGACCGCGTGGTCCCCCATCCGCTCCAGATCGGTGACCATTTTCAGCACCGTCCCGATGGTGCGAAGGTCACCGGCCATCGGTTGCTGCAGGGCGATGAGGCGCAAACAGCGGTTTTCGATCTCCACCTGCATGTCATCCAGCTGGTCATCCCGTTCGATCACCTGCTCCGCCAAAGACTGGTTCAGTTCTTTTAAGGCGGTTACACTATCGCGCACAGCCTGGCTGACCAGCCCGCCCATCGCCAAAAGACTCTGCTCCAGGGACTCCAACTCTTCGTGAAACCCGCTGCGCGTATCCACCACGGTCGCCTCCTTTAG
This region includes:
- the phoU gene encoding phosphate signaling complex protein PhoU codes for the protein MDTRSGFHEELESLEQSLLAMGGLVSQAVRDSVTALKELNQSLAEQVIERDDQLDDMQVEIENRCLRLIALQQPMAGDLRTIGTVLKMVTDLERMGDHAVDIARTALKLSGETLIKPLIDIPRLGEIAQEMLGIGLRAFVDRDADLAQTLADRDDDVDHLYSQIFRELLVLMIEDPSTIRQATQLLFVAQSLERVADHITNIGEWTIYMVTGERRDLNL